The DNA region GAATGCAGCTATATGTGGTTTGGGGATTGTGCAGTTACCAGGATATTACGTCAATGATGCTATAGCAGAGGGGCAGTTAGTGGTATTGCTTGCTCCTTTTCAACAACCTAAAGAAGGTATTTGGGCTTTGTATCCGCATAATCGCCATTTATCACCCAAAGTGAGATTATTGGTCGATAAGTTATCGCAAGAGTTGTAACTAGCTCATCGTTCGCAAATAGCGTGCAATTTGAGCTTTTGGAAGGCTGGATATTTTATTGATTAGTTCAATGGTAATAGCTTGCTTGGGCAGTTGCTGCTGTAATACATCAATTTGATGTAACCATAAATGGCTGGTCATGGTGGCATCAGCCAAGGCTCGGTGAAACACACCATCGTTAGGTAACTGGTGATGATCTACAAGTGTGCCAAGCTTATGGTTGGGGGCTTCTTGGCTAATACGTCGAGACAATAATAACGAGCAAGCAAACTGACCATTGTAATGCAGTTTGCTATGACTAAATTCAGCATCGAGAAACTTTTTATCAAAGCTGGCATTGTGTGCCACCAAATTAAAACCATCAATAAACTTGGAAAACTGCCCCATAACTTGTTTGGATACTAGGGCATGTTTGAGCATGTCATTGCTAATACCTGTGTATTGCTCAATAAAGCTATTGACTCGCTGACCAGGATTAATCAATTCCTGAAAAGTATCGACTATTTGACCATTAACTAACTTAACCGCACCAATTTCTATGGCTCGGTCACCGTTATCTGGTGATAATCCTGTGGTTTCAAAATCGAGCACCACAACTTGGTTAGCGAGTTTCATCAATTTACACCTATTTACCAATACAGAATGAACCAAAAATCTTGCCCAATAGATCATCTGAGGTGAATTTACCCGTGATTTCAGATAAGGCCATTTGTGTCATGCGCAGTTCTTCTGCTAGTAACTCTCCAGCTAAATACACTTCAAGTTGTTCTTTACCCAGCTGTAAGTGATTTGCGGCAAGCTCGAGCGCTTCTAAATGACGGCGACGGGCAATAAAGCCACCTTCTAAGTTACTTTGGTAACCCATTAATGATTTGAGATGTTGCTTTAACTCATCAACTCCTAAACCTGTTTTAGCTGATATCCGATAAACGCTGTAGCCTTGTTCTTCGGTGTTATTTAAGGTTTCACCGGTTAAGTCTGCTTTATTGCGTATAACAGTCACTCCGAGTTTTGCTGGCAGGCGGTCGATAAAGTCGGGCCAAATTTCGTGCGGGTTTATGGCGTCAGTTGTGGTGCCATCTACCATAAACAAAACTCTATCAGCACTGGCTATTTCGGCCCATGCACGCTCAATACCTATTTGTTCAACGGTGTCGAGTGTATCTCGTAACCCTGCGGTATCGATGATGTGCAGTGGCATTCCGTCTAAGTGGATATGTTCGCGAAGTACATCGCGAGTTGTGCCTGCTATTTCAGTCACAATGGCTGACTCTTTACCTGCTAATGCATTAAGTAAGCTTGATTTACCGGCATTAGGGCGGCCGGCAATCACAACCTTCATTCCTTCGCGGATAATTGAACCTTGCTTGGCGCTGGCTTGTACAGTGTCTAGTTTGCTGATTATTTTATATAACGCGTTGGCAATTTTACCATCGGATAGAAAGTCGACTTCCTCATCGGGAAAATCAATCGCGGCTTCTACATATAAGCGTAGATTGGTGACTTGGTCGACAAGCTCATGTACTTCTTTTGAGAATTCACCTTGTAGTGATTGCAACGCACTTTTTGCTGCTTGTTCACTGGTGGCATCAATTAAGTCTGCAATGGCTTCTGCTTGAGTTAAGTCGAGCTTATCGTTCATAAAGGCTTGTTCGCTGAACTCACCAGGTCTAGCAATGCGAATACCGTCTATTTCCATGACACGCTTAATTAGCATATCAAGTACTATTTGGCCGCCATGGCCTTGGAGTTCTAATACATCTTCGCCGGTAAATGAATTTGGTCCTTTAAAAAATAGCGCAATACCTTGATCAATCACCTGACCGTCTGCATTGTTAAAGTCACAATATTCTGCGTAACGAGTTTTAGGCACATGGCCAATAATCGCTGTTGCTACATTAGTGGCTAAATCACCAGAAATGCGAATGATACCTACGCCACCTCGTCCTGGGGCGGTGGCTTGTGCCACAATAGTGTCTGTTGTCACGGTATTACCTATAAAATTGATAAAGGAAAAGGCGGCTAATCAGCCGCCTTTTTAATCAGTTATACCACATTGAGCTTAGGCTTATTTTATGCCATTTTTCTCAAGGCCTGCATAAATAATTTTCTGCTGTGTGATTGCAACTAAGTTACCCACTAACCAGTAAAGTACTAGACCTGCTGGGAACCATAAGAAGAATACGGTAAAGATAACTGGCATCCACTGCATCATTTTCACTTGCATTGGATCCATTGTTGGCGCTATCGGTTGCATTTTCTGCATCAAGAACATTGATAAGCCCATTAACAATGGTAATACATAGTATGGATCTTGAACCGATAAATCAGTAATCCAAAGCATGAATGGCGCATGGCGTAATTCATAGCTTTCTAGTAGTACCCAGTATAATGCGATGAAAATTGGCATCTGTAACAGAATAGGTAAGCAACCGCCCATAGGGTTTACTTTTTCTTTTTTATACAACTCCATCATAGCCTGACCCATCTTTTGACGGTCATCACCAAAACGTTCTTTCATCTCTGCCAATTTAGGCTGGAGATTACGCATTTTGGCCATAGAGGTATATTGCTTCTTCGTAAGCGGATATAGACCACCACGGACGGTGAGTGTTATCAAAATAATAGCCACACCCCAGTTACCCACAAATGATTGATAGAACATCAATAACCAATGGATTGGAATAGCTAACCACCATAAGAAACCGTAATCAACAACCAAGTTTAAGGTTTCAGAAATAGCTGAAAGTGCTTTTTGATTTTTTGGGCCGACATAAAACTGTGAGCTAATTTCTTTTGCTGTACCTGGTGCAATATCATATACCGCGCCACGGAAACCAATATTAGCTAATCCACCAGCACTCATACTTGAGAAAATGGTGTTTGAATCTGTTGCTGGTGGAACCCAAGCAGACACAAAGTAATGTTGTAGCATTGCAGCCCAACCACCCAGTGTGACTTTATTGAGATTCTTTTCAGCCATATCGTCAAAGTTATATTTCTCATAACGAGTATCTTGAGATGAGAATGCTGCACCACGATAGGTTGGCATCATCATGCTG from Shewanella polaris includes:
- a CDS encoding PolC-type DNA polymerase III, producing MKLANQVVVLDFETTGLSPDNGDRAIEIGAVKLVNGQIVDTFQELINPGQRVNSFIEQYTGISNDMLKHALVSKQVMGQFSKFIDGFNLVAHNASFDKKFLDAEFSHSKLHYNGQFACSLLLSRRISQEAPNHKLGTLVDHHQLPNDGVFHRALADATMTSHLWLHQIDVLQQQLPKQAITIELINKISSLPKAQIARYLRTMS
- the mnmE gene encoding tRNA uridine-5-carboxymethylaminomethyl(34) synthesis GTPase MnmE; the encoded protein is MTTDTIVAQATAPGRGGVGIIRISGDLATNVATAIIGHVPKTRYAEYCDFNNADGQVIDQGIALFFKGPNSFTGEDVLELQGHGGQIVLDMLIKRVMEIDGIRIARPGEFSEQAFMNDKLDLTQAEAIADLIDATSEQAAKSALQSLQGEFSKEVHELVDQVTNLRLYVEAAIDFPDEEVDFLSDGKIANALYKIISKLDTVQASAKQGSIIREGMKVVIAGRPNAGKSSLLNALAGKESAIVTEIAGTTRDVLREHIHLDGMPLHIIDTAGLRDTLDTVEQIGIERAWAEIASADRVLFMVDGTTTDAINPHEIWPDFIDRLPAKLGVTVIRNKADLTGETLNNTEEQGYSVYRISAKTGLGVDELKQHLKSLMGYQSNLEGGFIARRRHLEALELAANHLQLGKEQLEVYLAGELLAEELRMTQMALSEITGKFTSDDLLGKIFGSFCIGK
- the yidC gene encoding membrane protein insertase YidC; the protein is MESQRNILLIGLLFVSFLMWQQWQTDKAPQPAATQTVSQTNAASQHSADVPEADITGVPVELPATKNLISVKTDQLEIKINPIGGDIVYAALVAHKREINSNDPFVILEQHNDFTYIAQSGLIGRDGIDSSANGRATYSVQANSYSLADGKDTLTVPLTYTANNGVTYVKNFTFTRGQYDVKVDYSINNTSAAPLQVQMYGQIKQSVKESESSMMMPTYRGAAFSSQDTRYEKYNFDDMAEKNLNKVTLGGWAAMLQHYFVSAWVPPATDSNTIFSSMSAGGLANIGFRGAVYDIAPGTAKEISSQFYVGPKNQKALSAISETLNLVVDYGFLWWLAIPIHWLLMFYQSFVGNWGVAIILITLTVRGGLYPLTKKQYTSMAKMRNLQPKLAEMKERFGDDRQKMGQAMMELYKKEKVNPMGGCLPILLQMPIFIALYWVLLESYELRHAPFMLWITDLSVQDPYYVLPLLMGLSMFLMQKMQPIAPTMDPMQVKMMQWMPVIFTVFFLWFPAGLVLYWLVGNLVAITQQKIIYAGLEKNGIK